A portion of the Caenorhabditis elegans chromosome III genome contains these proteins:
- the mtm-6 gene encoding phosphatidylinositol-3,5-bisphosphate 3-phosphatase (Partially confirmed by transcript evidence) has protein sequence MSSTPSSVTTPLSAWWNNMSLSGIYPSISTSTPSSSSSWSSHFVFGGHHHHTNNNTANTPQSTVPPSALSSGYTEDITVAGSLLKDKINGLVDSLMGRESVHSGCGYGEDGRIAMMVDKVCLVDRLGCQENLVGTVHVTTTHIIFRAENGSKELWLATGLISSVEKGTLTAAGCMLVIRCKHFQVITLLISRDKSCQDLYETLQRAAKPVSVNVTELLAFENREPVEDVRGWRRLDWNSEMTRQGITKSQWTESNINEGYTICDTYPNKLWFPTAASTSVLLGSCKFRSRGRLPVLTYFHQQTEAALCRCAQPLTGFSARCVEDEKLMELVGKANTNSDNLFLVDTRPRVNAMVNKVQGKGFEDERNYSNMRFHFFDIENIHVMRASQARLLDAVTKCRDVTEYWKTLEASGWLKHVRSVVECSLFLAESISRGTSCVVHCSDGWDRTSQVVALCQLLLDPYYRTIHGFQVLIEKDWLGFGHKFDDRCGHVGALNDEAGKEVSPIFTQWLDCIWQIMQQKPRAFQFNERYLIEMHEHVYSCQFGTFIGNCDKDRRDLNLSKRTKSLWTWMDARHDDYMNPFYSPTAHVALLDLDTRAARFTVWTAMYNRFDNGLQPRERLEDLTMAAMEHVGVLESHVAQLRTRLAELKTQQNQQITSTNTPTNMVDSGMSSATDDLKNLSLSHPLDPLSSTLPILERATSQESGVMDSSLYYPDEALTKYSLKWQPLRGADRCSNPACRGEFSSTIERRIHCHLCGMIFCRRCLKVSADERERVCDKCKTD, from the exons atgtcgTCAACACCTTCATCGGTGACGACACCACTGTCGGCATGGTGGAATAATATGTCGCTGTCGGGTATCTACCCATCAATCTCCACCTCAACTCCATCTTCCTCATCCTCGTGGAGCTCGCATTTCGTATTTGGCGGACATCATCATCATACGAACAACAACACGGCGAACACTCCGcaatctacagtacccccgtCGGCGCTGTCGTCGGGTTATACTGAAGATATTACGGTGGCCGGATCACTGTTGAAGGATAAAATTAATGGATTAGTTGATTCTCTGATGGGAAGAGAGTCGGTTCATTCCGGGTGTGGTTACGGGGAAGATGGACGAATTGCCATGATG GTGGATAAAGTATGCCTTGTCGATCGCCTAGGGTGTCAGGAGAATCTAGTCGGCACAGTCCATGTCACAACTACACACATCATCTTCCGAGCTGAAAATGGATCAAAAGAGTTATGGCTGGCGACTGGGCTCATTTCTTCAGTGGAAAAAGGGACGCTAACAGCTGCCGGATGTATGCTAGTGATTAGAtgtaaacattttcag GTGATAACACTTCTGATCAGTAGAGATAAATCGTGTCAAGACCTATACGAGACGCTTCAACGTGCCGCAAAACCTG TTTCAGTGAACGTGACGGAACTGCTTGCGTTTGAGAATCGAGAACCCGTAGAAGACGTTCGGGGATGGAGAAGATTGGATTGGAATTCAGAAATGACACGGCAAGGGATCACAAAGTCACAATGGACAGAATCGAATATCAATGAAGGATACACGATCTGCGACACTTACCCCAATAAGCTGTGGTTTCCGACAGCGGCCTCCACATCAGTTCTACTAGGATCCTGCAAATTCCGAAGCCGTGGCCGTCTTCCAGTACTGACCTACTTCCATCAACAAACTGAAGCCGCTTTGTGTAGATGTGCACAGCCTCTGACGGGATTCTCGGCACGATGCGTAGAGGATGAGAAGCTTATGGAGTTGGTAGGAAAAGCGAATACAAACTCGGACAACTTGTTCCTGGTAGATACTCGGCCGCGAGTCAACGCGATGGTGAATAAGGTTCAGGGAAAAGGATTCGAAGATGAGAGGAACTATTCAAATATGCGATTTCACTTTTTCGACATCGAGAATATTCATGTGATGCGGGCATCTCAGGCACGTCTCCTCGACGCGGTGACCAAGTGTCGTGACGTCACAGAATACTGGAAAACGCTTGAGGCTTCTGGATGGTTGAAGCACGTGCGGAGTGTTGTCGAATGCTCACTTTTTTTGGCTGAATCCATCAGTCGAGGTACATCATGTGTCGTTCATTGTTCGGATGGATGGGATCGGACTTCGCAAGTTGTCGCACTTTGTCAACTTCTTCTTGACCCATACTACCGTACTATTCACGGATTTCAAGTTCTCATCGAGAAGGATTGGCTCGGTTTTGGACATAAATTCGATGATCGGTGTGGACATGTGGGGGCGTTGAATGATGAAGCCGGAAAAGAAGTTTCACCGATTTTCACTCAATGGTTGGATTGTATTTGGCAAATTATGCAACAAAAACCACGAGCCTTCCAG ttcaacgAACGATATCTGATTGAGATGCACGAGCACGTCTATTCATGTCAATTTGGAACATTTATTGGAAATTGTGATAAAGATAGAAGG gatctAAATCTGTCAAAACGCACGAAATCTCTGTGGACTTGGATGGATGCGCGTCATGACGACTATATGAATCCATTTTattcg CCTACCGCACACGTTGCTCTACTGGATCTTGACACTCGTGCAGCTCGCTTCACAGTTTGGACTGCAATGTATAATCGATTCGACAATGGTCTACAACCAAGAGAACGGCTTGAAGACCTAACTATGGCTGCGATGGAGCACGTTGGAGTACTAGAATCCCACGTGGCACAGTTGAGAACGAGACTAGCCGAACTGAAGACACAACAAAATCAACAGATAACTTCAACGAATACACCGACGAATATGGTTGATAGTGGAATGAGCAGTGCAACTGATGATTTGAAGAATCTCAGTTTAAGCCATCCTTTGGATCCATTGAGCTCTACACTACCGATTCTGGAAAGAGCAACAAGTCAAGAAAGTGGAGTCATGGATTCATCGTTATACTATCCTGATGAGGCTCTGACCAAATATTCACTAAAATGGCAACCTCTTCGTGGAGCCGATAGATGCTCAAATCCAGCGTGCCGAGGGGAGTTCTCATCGACGATTGAGAGAAGAATTCATTGTCATTTGTGTGGAATG attttctgccGCCGCTGCCTCAAAGTGTCTGCAGACGAACGTGAACGAGTATGTGACAAGTGCAAAACtgattga
- the mtm-6 gene encoding Phosphatidylinositol-3,5-bisphosphate 3-phosphatase MTMR6 (Confirmed by transcript evidence): MRFEDIGISKVDKVCLVDRLGCQENLVGTVHVTTTHIIFRAENGSKELWLATGLISSVEKGTLTAAGCMLVIRCKHFQVITLLISRDKSCQDLYETLQRAAKPVSVNVTELLAFENREPVEDVRGWRRLDWNSEMTRQGITKSQWTESNINEGYTICDTYPNKLWFPTAASTSVLLGSCKFRSRGRLPVLTYFHQQTEAALCRCAQPLTGFSARCVEDEKLMELVGKANTNSDNLFLVDTRPRVNAMVNKVQGKGFEDERNYSNMRFHFFDIENIHVMRASQARLLDAVTKCRDVTEYWKTLEASGWLKHVRSVVECSLFLAESISRGTSCVVHCSDGWDRTSQVVALCQLLLDPYYRTIHGFQVLIEKDWLGFGHKFDDRCGHVGALNDEAGKEVSPIFTQWLDCIWQIMQQKPRAFQFNERYLIEMHEHVYSCQFGTFIGNCDKDRRDLNLSKRTKSLWTWMDARHDDYMNPFYSPTAHVALLDLDTRAARFTVWTAMYNRFDNGLQPRERLEDLTMAAMEHVGVLESHVAQLRTRLAELKTQQNQQITSTNTPTNMVDSGMSSATDDLKNLSLSHPLDPLSSTLPILERATSQESGVMDSSLYYPDEALTKYSLKWQPLRGADRCSNPACRGEFSSTIERRIHCHLCGMIFCRRCLKVSADERERVCDKCKTD, translated from the exons GTGGATAAAGTATGCCTTGTCGATCGCCTAGGGTGTCAGGAGAATCTAGTCGGCACAGTCCATGTCACAACTACACACATCATCTTCCGAGCTGAAAATGGATCAAAAGAGTTATGGCTGGCGACTGGGCTCATTTCTTCAGTGGAAAAAGGGACGCTAACAGCTGCCGGATGTATGCTAGTGATTAGAtgtaaacattttcag GTGATAACACTTCTGATCAGTAGAGATAAATCGTGTCAAGACCTATACGAGACGCTTCAACGTGCCGCAAAACCTG TTTCAGTGAACGTGACGGAACTGCTTGCGTTTGAGAATCGAGAACCCGTAGAAGACGTTCGGGGATGGAGAAGATTGGATTGGAATTCAGAAATGACACGGCAAGGGATCACAAAGTCACAATGGACAGAATCGAATATCAATGAAGGATACACGATCTGCGACACTTACCCCAATAAGCTGTGGTTTCCGACAGCGGCCTCCACATCAGTTCTACTAGGATCCTGCAAATTCCGAAGCCGTGGCCGTCTTCCAGTACTGACCTACTTCCATCAACAAACTGAAGCCGCTTTGTGTAGATGTGCACAGCCTCTGACGGGATTCTCGGCACGATGCGTAGAGGATGAGAAGCTTATGGAGTTGGTAGGAAAAGCGAATACAAACTCGGACAACTTGTTCCTGGTAGATACTCGGCCGCGAGTCAACGCGATGGTGAATAAGGTTCAGGGAAAAGGATTCGAAGATGAGAGGAACTATTCAAATATGCGATTTCACTTTTTCGACATCGAGAATATTCATGTGATGCGGGCATCTCAGGCACGTCTCCTCGACGCGGTGACCAAGTGTCGTGACGTCACAGAATACTGGAAAACGCTTGAGGCTTCTGGATGGTTGAAGCACGTGCGGAGTGTTGTCGAATGCTCACTTTTTTTGGCTGAATCCATCAGTCGAGGTACATCATGTGTCGTTCATTGTTCGGATGGATGGGATCGGACTTCGCAAGTTGTCGCACTTTGTCAACTTCTTCTTGACCCATACTACCGTACTATTCACGGATTTCAAGTTCTCATCGAGAAGGATTGGCTCGGTTTTGGACATAAATTCGATGATCGGTGTGGACATGTGGGGGCGTTGAATGATGAAGCCGGAAAAGAAGTTTCACCGATTTTCACTCAATGGTTGGATTGTATTTGGCAAATTATGCAACAAAAACCACGAGCCTTCCAG ttcaacgAACGATATCTGATTGAGATGCACGAGCACGTCTATTCATGTCAATTTGGAACATTTATTGGAAATTGTGATAAAGATAGAAGG gatctAAATCTGTCAAAACGCACGAAATCTCTGTGGACTTGGATGGATGCGCGTCATGACGACTATATGAATCCATTTTattcg CCTACCGCACACGTTGCTCTACTGGATCTTGACACTCGTGCAGCTCGCTTCACAGTTTGGACTGCAATGTATAATCGATTCGACAATGGTCTACAACCAAGAGAACGGCTTGAAGACCTAACTATGGCTGCGATGGAGCACGTTGGAGTACTAGAATCCCACGTGGCACAGTTGAGAACGAGACTAGCCGAACTGAAGACACAACAAAATCAACAGATAACTTCAACGAATACACCGACGAATATGGTTGATAGTGGAATGAGCAGTGCAACTGATGATTTGAAGAATCTCAGTTTAAGCCATCCTTTGGATCCATTGAGCTCTACACTACCGATTCTGGAAAGAGCAACAAGTCAAGAAAGTGGAGTCATGGATTCATCGTTATACTATCCTGATGAGGCTCTGACCAAATATTCACTAAAATGGCAACCTCTTCGTGGAGCCGATAGATGCTCAAATCCAGCGTGCCGAGGGGAGTTCTCATCGACGATTGAGAGAAGAATTCATTGTCATTTGTGTGGAATG attttctgccGCCGCTGCCTCAAAGTGTCTGCAGACGAACGTGAACGAGTATGTGACAAGTGCAAAACtgattga
- the mtm-6 gene encoding Phosphatidylinositol-3,5-bisphosphate 3-phosphatase MTMR6 (Confirmed by transcript evidence): MRFEDIGISKVDKVCLVDRLGCQENLVGTVHVTTTHIIFRAENGSKELWLATGLISSVEKGTLTAAGCMLVIRCKHFQVITLLISRDKSCQDLYETLQRAAKPVNVTELLAFENREPVEDVRGWRRLDWNSEMTRQGITKSQWTESNINEGYTICDTYPNKLWFPTAASTSVLLGSCKFRSRGRLPVLTYFHQQTEAALCRCAQPLTGFSARCVEDEKLMELVGKANTNSDNLFLVDTRPRVNAMVNKVQGKGFEDERNYSNMRFHFFDIENIHVMRASQARLLDAVTKCRDVTEYWKTLEASGWLKHVRSVVECSLFLAESISRGTSCVVHCSDGWDRTSQVVALCQLLLDPYYRTIHGFQVLIEKDWLGFGHKFDDRCGHVGALNDEAGKEVSPIFTQWLDCIWQIMQQKPRAFQFNERYLIEMHEHVYSCQFGTFIGNCDKDRRDLNLSKRTKSLWTWMDARHDDYMNPFYSPTAHVALLDLDTRAARFTVWTAMYNRFDNGLQPRERLEDLTMAAMEHVGVLESHVAQLRTRLAELKTQQNQQITSTNTPTNMVDSGMSSATDDLKNLSLSHPLDPLSSTLPILERATSQESGVMDSSLYYPDEALTKYSLKWQPLRGADRCSNPACRGEFSSTIERRIHCHLCGMIFCRRCLKVSADERERVCDKCKTD, translated from the exons GTGGATAAAGTATGCCTTGTCGATCGCCTAGGGTGTCAGGAGAATCTAGTCGGCACAGTCCATGTCACAACTACACACATCATCTTCCGAGCTGAAAATGGATCAAAAGAGTTATGGCTGGCGACTGGGCTCATTTCTTCAGTGGAAAAAGGGACGCTAACAGCTGCCGGATGTATGCTAGTGATTAGAtgtaaacattttcag GTGATAACACTTCTGATCAGTAGAGATAAATCGTGTCAAGACCTATACGAGACGCTTCAACGTGCCGCAAAACCTG TGAACGTGACGGAACTGCTTGCGTTTGAGAATCGAGAACCCGTAGAAGACGTTCGGGGATGGAGAAGATTGGATTGGAATTCAGAAATGACACGGCAAGGGATCACAAAGTCACAATGGACAGAATCGAATATCAATGAAGGATACACGATCTGCGACACTTACCCCAATAAGCTGTGGTTTCCGACAGCGGCCTCCACATCAGTTCTACTAGGATCCTGCAAATTCCGAAGCCGTGGCCGTCTTCCAGTACTGACCTACTTCCATCAACAAACTGAAGCCGCTTTGTGTAGATGTGCACAGCCTCTGACGGGATTCTCGGCACGATGCGTAGAGGATGAGAAGCTTATGGAGTTGGTAGGAAAAGCGAATACAAACTCGGACAACTTGTTCCTGGTAGATACTCGGCCGCGAGTCAACGCGATGGTGAATAAGGTTCAGGGAAAAGGATTCGAAGATGAGAGGAACTATTCAAATATGCGATTTCACTTTTTCGACATCGAGAATATTCATGTGATGCGGGCATCTCAGGCACGTCTCCTCGACGCGGTGACCAAGTGTCGTGACGTCACAGAATACTGGAAAACGCTTGAGGCTTCTGGATGGTTGAAGCACGTGCGGAGTGTTGTCGAATGCTCACTTTTTTTGGCTGAATCCATCAGTCGAGGTACATCATGTGTCGTTCATTGTTCGGATGGATGGGATCGGACTTCGCAAGTTGTCGCACTTTGTCAACTTCTTCTTGACCCATACTACCGTACTATTCACGGATTTCAAGTTCTCATCGAGAAGGATTGGCTCGGTTTTGGACATAAATTCGATGATCGGTGTGGACATGTGGGGGCGTTGAATGATGAAGCCGGAAAAGAAGTTTCACCGATTTTCACTCAATGGTTGGATTGTATTTGGCAAATTATGCAACAAAAACCACGAGCCTTCCAG ttcaacgAACGATATCTGATTGAGATGCACGAGCACGTCTATTCATGTCAATTTGGAACATTTATTGGAAATTGTGATAAAGATAGAAGG gatctAAATCTGTCAAAACGCACGAAATCTCTGTGGACTTGGATGGATGCGCGTCATGACGACTATATGAATCCATTTTattcg CCTACCGCACACGTTGCTCTACTGGATCTTGACACTCGTGCAGCTCGCTTCACAGTTTGGACTGCAATGTATAATCGATTCGACAATGGTCTACAACCAAGAGAACGGCTTGAAGACCTAACTATGGCTGCGATGGAGCACGTTGGAGTACTAGAATCCCACGTGGCACAGTTGAGAACGAGACTAGCCGAACTGAAGACACAACAAAATCAACAGATAACTTCAACGAATACACCGACGAATATGGTTGATAGTGGAATGAGCAGTGCAACTGATGATTTGAAGAATCTCAGTTTAAGCCATCCTTTGGATCCATTGAGCTCTACACTACCGATTCTGGAAAGAGCAACAAGTCAAGAAAGTGGAGTCATGGATTCATCGTTATACTATCCTGATGAGGCTCTGACCAAATATTCACTAAAATGGCAACCTCTTCGTGGAGCCGATAGATGCTCAAATCCAGCGTGCCGAGGGGAGTTCTCATCGACGATTGAGAGAAGAATTCATTGTCATTTGTGTGGAATG attttctgccGCCGCTGCCTCAAAGTGTCTGCAGACGAACGTGAACGAGTATGTGACAAGTGCAAAACtgattga